The DNA segment AATAGAGTAAATTAATGCCGGAATTTTTACATATGGTCCTCATATCTAAAGGCCATGCGGAGGATTGAACCTCCCCGATGTGAGCCTTCTCCAATATAAACATGCACAAACGGGATTGCCCGATCCCTCCACCGATGGTGAATGGGAGCTTATTGGCAAGAAGCTGTTGGTGAAAATCTAATGATTCCCTCTCGGGACATCCGGCTTCCGCTAGCTGATGCTTTAGTGCGTGGGAATCCACCCGAATCCCCATTGAAGAAAGCTCATAAGCACACTCTCGAAGGGGGTTCCACACAATGATATCTCCATTGAGTTGCCAATCGTCATAATCTGGTGAACGTGCATCATGTCGTAGGCCTGATGTGGGAAGCAAGCCTCCAATTTGCATTACGAACACTGCTCCATAATCCCTTGCCACAACGTCCTCACGCTGCTTAGGCGTCAGGTGTGGATACAGATCCTCAAGTTCATGCGAAGTGATGAAGGTGATGGCTTCTGGTAATTTGCGGCTAAGGCGGGGATATCGCTCTGTGATGAAGACTTCGGTTGCCTTAAGAGCTTCATAAATTTGTTCTACTGTTGTCATCAGTGTCCCCATATGTCGTTCCTCGCGGGAAATCACCTTTTCCCAATCCCACTGGTCTACATAAATGGAATGTAGATGATCGAGTACTTCGTCTGCTCTTATGGCGTTCATTTGCGTATACAGGCCTTCGCCATGCTCGAACCCGTAATATGCTAGCGCCATTCGTTTCCATTTAGCCAAAGAATGTACAATTTCAAGGGTCTGACCTGGAATGCCGAGTGCATTGAACTGGACTGGGCTTTCTGTTCCGTTCAGGTTGTCGTTGATCCCGTTTCCGGTCATAACGAATAGTGGTGCACTCACATTTGTCAAATTTAGAGCTGCTGCCAGTTGTTGCTCAAAAAAACGTTTGAGCATATAAATTGCTTTTTGGGTCTCCTTGATGTCTAACTTCGATTCGTATTGTTTAGAGGTTTTAAATGGAGATTCCGTAAATTTCATAATAAATTCCCCTCGAATAGGTTTATTAAGATCTCAGCAAGACGGAACGTTTTCATGCCTTTAGAAATCTCTTCCATAATCTTCGCATTATAGCCTTCCAAATTATTTTTCTGTAAATCGCCTTAAGGTTGTGCGCATCTTTCTCTTTCTGAGTACTATCTAACTAACTAACTAACTAAACTAAACTAACTAAACTAACTAAACTAACTAACTATCTATCTATCTTTCTAAATCTAACTAATGAGTTCTCCCCTCTTAATGCGTATCTACTCCTCGAATTATACACTTCGTAAAGATATTTTTACTTATTCTTACAGCTTATCTTCGCTTGCTCTGGGCTAGTGATCCTTATAAATCGTCATGATCCTCTTTTACAGTTATCCAAATCCAACACTTCTAACAGATAGTCATCATTAAGACGTTCACGTTCACGTTCTTCTATGAGTTCATATCTATCTCTTTCATCCACTGTTCGCAAAGGACTTTTGCTTTTCCGGATTGGCTCCCCCCGGTTCAAAAGTCGACAACGCTGACATCTCCTCATTGATATATTTTACGAATCCAAGACGGTTCGAAAAAGCCTACTATCCACTCCAAATTTCTAACGGTTGCCACGGCCGTTAATTCGTTGAAAATGAGCACTTCAGTATCCTAACGATTGTAATCCACGTTATTTGTACCGATTTTGTTGTAACATATTAAAAACTTTAGAATAGCAACATATACAACCGTTAGATTCTCAGAATGTGAAAAACAAGTGGATTAATGGCAATGGCAATCGTTAGAATTGAAGGGCCTGACTAGCTGACTAGCTGATTGGCTGACGGGCTGCCTGCCTGACTGGCCA comes from the Paenibacillus lentus genome and includes:
- the asnA gene encoding aspartate--ammonia ligase encodes the protein MKFTESPFKTSKQYESKLDIKETQKAIYMLKRFFEQQLAAALNLTNVSAPLFVMTGNGINDNLNGTESPVQFNALGIPGQTLEIVHSLAKWKRMALAYYGFEHGEGLYTQMNAIRADEVLDHLHSIYVDQWDWEKVISREERHMGTLMTTVEQIYEALKATEVFITERYPRLSRKLPEAITFITSHELEDLYPHLTPKQREDVVARDYGAVFVMQIGGLLPTSGLRHDARSPDYDDWQLNGDIIVWNPLRECAYELSSMGIRVDSHALKHQLAEAGCPERESLDFHQQLLANKLPFTIGGGIGQSRLCMFILEKAHIGEVQSSAWPLDMRTICKNSGINLLY